From one Gracilinanus agilis isolate LMUSP501 chromosome 5, AgileGrace, whole genome shotgun sequence genomic stretch:
- the BAZ2A gene encoding bromodomain adjacent to zinc finger domain protein 2A gives MEANDHFNFTGLPPAPAASGLKPSPSGEGLYTNGSPMNFSQQGKSLNGDVNVNGLSTVSHTTSGILNSSPHSSDTSHLHHPNVAYDCLWNYPQYSAAGPGANLKEPPLLSQFSGHRQYPLNGTVEGGQPGSPPSQNTNLRAGSQEFWANGTQSPMGLNFDSQELYDSFPDQNFEVMSNGPPGFFTSSPPSPMLGSGIQTFAPSQEPERGEEAAKELAPGVAENGTGLVGSLELEGEQPELKICDYDDSAPSVESLHQEVSVLVPDPTVSCLDDPSQLPEQLEDSPILEEDPLEPFGSLAPEPGSGGLYGMDDSELVSEEDKLPLGVSPDISALECPSLNNSTAFSLLADDSQTSASIFANPPSPPVLGESVLQDGSFELNNGSDPEQEEGEPSMSAASPPDLEQEAPAQLSPEDTDTDGSPECIPDLEDKTVGGASASGNGDILRRRVATPEEVQFPLQHGWRREVRIKKGNHRWQGETWYYGPCGKRMKQFPEVIKYLSRNVVHQVRREHFSFSPRMPVGDFYEERDTPEGLKWVQLSVEEIPSRIQAITGKRGRPRNTEKAKAKEVPKVKRGRGRPPKVKITELLSKTDARLLKRLDVPDALSDGEKAKMRKIKKKIRRKAKTQRKQEAKSSKQKEVKKKPKAEKEKAKAKAEKVKEKGRKEKARRKDKEEARPTCKAERMAAPQRRLEERQRQQMILEEMKKPTEDMCLADHQPLPNFSRIPGLRLPSTAFSHCLTIVEFLHSFGKVLGLDPARDVPSLGTLQEGLLGRGEASAEVQDLLVRLLGAALRDPGLPAYCQSLKILGEKVSEIPLTRDNVSEILRCFLMAYGAEPAVCDSLRTQPFQAQLPQHKASVLAFLVHELNGSGSIVE, from the exons ATGGAGGCAAACGACCATTTTAACTTTACTGGCCTTCCCCCTGCACCTGCTGCCTCAGGACTGAAACCCTCTCCCTCAGGGGAGGGCCTCTACACTAACGGGTCTCCCATGAACTTCTCTCAGCAAGGGAAAA GTTTGAATGGTGATGTGAATGTCAACGGCTTATCTACTGTATCTCACACTACTTCAGGGATCTTGAACTCTTCCCCCCActcctctgacacctcccacctCCATCACCCCAACGTGGCCTACGACTGTCTCTGGAACTACCCGCAATATTCGGCCGCCGGCCCCGGCGCCAACCTCAAAGAGCCGCCCCTCCTCTCCCAGTTCTCAGGCCACAGACAGTACCCGCTCAACGGCACCGTCGAGGGTGGCCAGCCAGGCTCCCCCCCGAGTCAGAACACTAACCTTCGGGCCGGCAGCCAGGAGTTCTGGGCCAACGGCACCCAGAGCCCCATGGGTCTCAACTTTGACTCCCAGGAACTGTACGACTCTTTCCCCGATCAGAATTTCGAGGTGATGTCCAATGGCCCCCCCGGATTCTTcacttcctctcccccctcccccatgctGGGCTCCGGCATCCAGACTTTCGCACCTTCCCAGGAGCCCGAGCGTGGCGAGGAGGCCGCTAAGGAGCTGGCTCCTGGCGTGGCAGAGAATGGCACTGGTTTGGTGGGTAGCCTGGAGCTGGAAGGAGAGCAGCCAG AACTGAAGATCTGCGACTATGACGATTCAGCCCCTTCTGTGGAATCTCTGCACCAAGAGGTCTCGGTCCTGGTCCCAGACCCTACAGTTAGCTGCCTTGATGACCCCTCACAGCTTCCAGAACAACTGGAAGACTCGCCTATTCTCGAGGAAGATCCTTTGGAGCCCTTTGGCTCACTTGCTCCAG AGCCAGGGAGTGGGGGGCTCTATGGGATGGATGACTCGGAGCTGGTGAGCGAAGAGGACAAGCTGCCTCTTGGTGTCAGCCCCGACATCTCAGCCCTCGAATGTCCGTCCCTCAACAACTCCACTGCCTTCAGCCTCCTAGCGGATGACAGCCAGACATCAGCTTCCATCTTTGCCAATCCCCCCTCCCCTCCTGTGCTCGGGGAGTCTGTCTTACAAG ATGGCAGTTTTGAGTTGAATAATGGGAGCGATCCAGAGCAGGAGGAAGGAGAACCAAGCATGTCAGCAGCCTCCCCCCCTGACCTCGAACAGGAGGCCCCAGCTCAGCTGTCCCCGGAGGACACAGACACAGACGGAAGTCCCGAGTGTATCCCTGACCTTGAGGACAAGACTGTGGGGGGAGCTAGTGCTTCTGGCAATG GAGATATCCTGCGGAGACGGGTGGCCACCCCAGAGGAGGTCCAGTTTCCCCTTCAGCATGG ATGGCGGAGAGAAGTGCGCATCAAGAAGGGCAACCACCGGTGGCAGGGGGAGACATGGTACTATGGCCCCTGTGGCAAGAGGATGAAACAGTTTCCAGAAGTGATTAAG TACCTGAGCCGAAATGTGGTACATCAGGTCCGCCGGGAGCACTTCAGCTTCAGCCCAAGGATGCCCGTTGGCGATTTCTACGAGGAGCGAGACACCCCGGAG GGCTTGAAATGGGTACAGCTCTCCGTGGAAGAGATACCTTCCCGCATCCAAGCCATCACCGGCAAGCGGGGTCGTCCTCGAAACACCGAGAAGGCCAAAGCCAAGGAAGTGCCCAAAGTAAAGCGAGGACGAGGGCGGCCCCCCAAGGTTAAAATCACTGAGCTTCTGAGCAAGACAGATGCCAGACTCCTGAAGAGGCTGGACGTCCCAG ATGCCCTGAGTGATGGAGAGAAGGCCAAGATGAGGAAGATCAAGAAGAAGATCAGAAGGAAG GCCAAAACCCAACGGAAACAAGAAGCCAAAAGCTCCAAGCAGAAGGAAGTGAAGAAGAAGCCCAAG GCCGAGAAGGAGAAGGCAAAGGCAAAGGCAGAGAAGGtgaaagagaaaggcagaaaagagaaggCCAGGCGGAAAGACAAAGAGGAGGCCCGGCCCACCTGCAAGGCTGAGCGCATGGCAGCCCCCCAGCGGCGGCTGGAGGAGCGGCAGCGACAGCAGATGATCTTGGAGGAGATGAAGAAGCCCACAGAGGACATGTGCTTGGCTGACCACCAG CCCCTGCCCAACTTCTCCAGGATCCCGGGGCTGCGCCTGCCCAGCACCGCCTTCTCGCACTGCCTGACCATCGTGGAGTTCCTGCACAGCTTTGGCAAGGTGTTGGGCTTGGATCCGGCCAGGGACGTACCCAGCCTGGGGACCCTGCAGGAGGGGCTGCTGGGCCGTGGTGAGGCCTCGGCCGAGGTGCAGGACCTGTTGGTGAGGCTGCTCGGGGCAGCTCTCCGGGACCCGGGGCTGCCCGCCTACTGCCAG TCGCTAAAGATCCTGGGAGAGAAGGTGTCCGAGATCCCACTGACCAGGGACAACGTGTCGGAGATCCTGCGCTGCTTCCTCATGGCGTACGGCGCCGAGCCGGCTGTGTGCGACAGTCTCCGCACGCAGCCCTTCCAGGCGCAGCTGCCCCAGCACAAGGCCTCCGTGCTGGCCTTCCTGGTCCATGAGCTCAACGGCTCTGGCAGCATCGTCGAGTAA